The following nucleotide sequence is from Drosophila miranda strain MSH22 unplaced genomic scaffold, D.miranda_PacBio2.1 Contig_AX7_pilon, whole genome shotgun sequence.
CTTCATGTCGAACCAATTCCCATCGCCACCTGCATTAGCAGGGGGGAGGGAGGCCGACATGAAGAGAGAACcgttttatttgattataCTCTTTAGCATATTTTACAAATAGTTTCGCGCCGGCTGCTTATCTACATTACATGTAGTTGCAGACGTGGCTGTAAATTGGCAGGGTAACATTTGTTACGGTATTGGcttatttggtattttttaacAGCTATCGATAATTTGTCTAGATGCTAGGGTAACACTAATCTTATTGCTACTTTGTTTACATTGtttttaaattgttttaattATTTCAGGTGGAGTATGCGGCCGTGGAGAACATCATTACGCCTATTGGCCTCGTCGTCGGCTGCGAAGTGGAATCCTTGCGAGTGTCAGCGCTAAACTGGGACTGCAGGACAGCATCAACAGGGCTGAAGCTGGCCGAGGTCCAGTGCATCGACATTCTGGATGTGGATTACCAATTTCTGTGAAGGTGAAGTGGCTTCGTATCTGTGGAAGAATAGAAAGGTTTTTAGTTTCTTTTCAGCCGCCGCCATCATCTGGATTCTGGAGCTGCCGCCGTCCATCATCAGGTTCTCTGCTGGGGCCGTCATTTGCCTGCGTAGCAGCTGCATTAGCGCTACTGCGGCTGATTTCCATATTGTGTGTTGCAAACGGATTTCGCAGCCAGTTCTCGCGTCTGACTTGGAGCAATATTGATTGGATGGCTGTCAggcttctgttgctgtttggATTGTGCTCTTCTATCATTGCGGCATACCTTGGCCTGGCCAGCCTTCTTGGAATGTATGGGTGCGTTGCGATCTCACATGCAAGTAAATTTGTGTGCTGCATTAACCGAGTGTAGTAGTTCCTGCAGAGTCTGTTATATACTTCTTCCACAGTTGCTACTTGGAGATCCGCATGCAGTGCGTTGTTGCTCACATACCAGGGAGCATTTGTCATTGCTCTGAGAGCTTTGTTTTGGATCGTCTGGAGCTTGGCCATTTGCATGTTTGAAGTCAGTGGCCCCCAGACTGGCATGGCATACTGCCATATTGGGGCAATCAGCTGCTTATAGAGGAGGACCTTTGGAGGTAGTGGGAGTTTGCTGTTTCTGCCGATGATCCAGTCGAGCTTTTTGATCCGGGCCCTTGTTTTAGTGACAACAGCCGCTACGTGCTTATTGAAATTGAGCTTCGTATCCATCTGTATTCCTAGGTATGGCATGACGGGTTTTTTGGCCAGGAGTTGCCCGGCTAACCTTGGAGCTGGAGTGTGTAGCTGCACAGGTGAGAGAGTGTGTAGAACATGAGCAGTTTTTGCAAGACTGATGGTTATTCCCCATTTCTTAGACCATGATAATGCATcagccaggagccgctccacaTTTTCGTTGGCTTGTTTTGGACTTGGGGCAGATACGAGGTATACTGCGTCATCAGCGTACGTTGCTAGCATTTGGGTTGAGTTTGCGTGTCTTGGTGGCTGCGGCATGTCGGCAGTGTAAAGGTTGTAGAGTACTGGGCCAAGTACGCTTCCTTGCGGCACTCCAGCGGTTATGTGCTTTAGGCTTGAGGTGATGTTGTTGCAGCAGACGACTTTGAAGCTTCTGTCTGAGAGATAGCTGGTGAGTAGAATGTATAGATTGTCAGGTACTACCGTTTTAACTTTGCAGAGAAGACCCTGATGCCAGACTCTATCAAAGGCCTCCTGGATATCCATGTACACAGCACTGCAATGCCGCTGCGCTTCGTAGGATCTGAGGATGAATTGCGTGACTCGTCCGATTTGCTGTTCCGCTGAGTGCTGACTTCTGAAGCCAAATTGATGGTTTGGAATAGCCATGGCAAAGCTTTCTTCTTCAAAAAGTCGTTTGAGGATGAGGCGTTCAAGGATTTTGGAGAAGCCTGTAAGCAGGCTGATGGGTCTGTAGGACTCAAGCCTATCACTCGGCTTTCCTGGCTTCCTTAACATTGAGATTTTTGCGCATTTCCAGGACTTTGGGAAGTGGCCGAACTGCAGAGCCGAGTTGCATATCAACAGCAGATACTCGATGGCGGATGTTGGCAGAGATTTAATGACGCGATTGTCGATACTGTCGAAACCGGGTGCCTTTTTCGTCTTGAGCTTCTTAATTTCCGATTTGAGTTCCTGGATGGTCACAGGTCTGATTATTTGAGCAGCTTCATCTGGACCGTTATCTTGTAATACTGCGTTAATTTCTTCTCTGTCTTCTAGGTCTGCCGTGATCTTTGGCGTGAAACGTGCTTCCAGGTGCTGCGCAAAGGCCTCAGCTTTTTCCTCCGTAGTTTTGCACCAAGGTTCAGCAGGAGCTTGCTGCCCTTCCGCAACGTGCCTTCTGACTGGCAGATTTGGGATGGGCTGTCTCTTGATTGTGTTGGTAAGCCGCCACAGTTTCTGCATGCTGTACCTATCAGTTGGGTCAATGTCGTGTAGCAGTCTGTTCATTTGTTTGTCTTTTTGCAGCTTGATCCGTTTACGTATTCTGTTAGTCAGCTGATTGATAGTGCGTGCAATGAGGGGGTTGGAGCACCTATCTTTTTGGTTGATTTTGCAGAGAATTCTTTTGATCTTGATCGCTTTCAGCGTTTGCGAGTCAAGATGGAAGCTTTGCGGTCCGTACACTGTGTGCTGGTTACTTGAGGTTTGCGAAGCCAATTCAGCTGCAATGTAAATGTTCTTTTCAAGGATAGCCACTGCATCATCTATGTCGTCGCCGTTGTGAAGTTCAGTCTCCAGATGGATTCGCTGTTCTAGGTGAGCTTGAAATCTTCTGATATTTGCATTTTTTGGTAATAGTATCTTCTTTTTTCCATATTCAGGTCTCAGGAGGAGTCTAATAATTTGCATGTTGTGATCTGAACCTAAGTCATATGATGTTTCGATGTGGATTAAATTGTGTCTAATACCCTTATAAACCGCAAAGTCTATAGCAGACGGCATATGTCGTCGATTTGAagggaagtgggtgggggatCCAGTGGCCAGTATGTTTTGGTCGTTTTCCTGGATGCATTTCAGAAGTGCAGCCCCTCTTCTACAGGATCTTGCATTGCCCCACCACTGGCTTTTGGCGTTCCAATCCCCAGCTACGATAAATCTGCTACCTAGAGAGTCAAATACCTGTTTAAATTGTGTATCAATCCATTCGTGTGCAGGTGGACAATAGATCGCACcaatgtttattgtttgatggttttttgttgttgcagcTATGGTGCACATCTGGATGGAGTCCTCTCTTGTTGGTGCGAGGGAAATGTGCGGGATGTTGCACTTGATGATTACCGCGGCTCCTCCTCTGCTCCGGTTCGACGGGTGGTTTGCCATGTAGACGTGGTAACCATCTATCACGAGGTTTGTGTCTTCTTTTAAATGCGATTCCGATATCAGTAGGATGTCAATACTGTTGCCTGCCAAATAAGCGTTAAGTTCAGGGAGTTTGTTTGGAAGCCCAGCAGCATTCCAGAAAGCGATTTTGATTAAAGGGGAATTACTATGCATTTGAGGTCTCATTGTCATTTGTGAGTGGTCGGAGTCGTGCCATAACTCGGTACAGTGTCTTCTCGATCATGGAGAGCCTAGCTTCAAGACTCGGTTGGGGTTGTGTCTTGTTATTAGTTGTCTCGTTCCTTCGATCCGTCTGCACTTGTAGGAGAGTGATAAGCTTGTCTAGCTTCTCGTTTAGGCTGCTGAGGTCAgccttattgttgttgttgttgttgctgccttgCGGGCGATTTGCGCTCTTAAATCGGCCTGCGCTCTTGGAGCGATTTCGGCTGAGGTGCTTTATGAGCTGCTCCTGCAAGCGTGTACTTGGAGTCAGCTTCCTCTTTGACCTCGAcctgcgttgttgttgtagtttcTGCTGCGCTGGGAGGCTCGCTCTGGCGACAGCAGCGTAACTCAAGGCCTGCTTTGACGTGCAGGGTGCTTCTTCTCGTGTACGGGAGCTAAGGGCGTTCATCTGCTGAGTGCGTGGTTTGCTTGGCTGACGACGACGTCGGCTTTGGCTTCGGTTTCTAGGCATTGGAAGGGCAGGCATGCCCAGGTCATGTAGCAGCTTGTTTGCTTGGGCAAGTTCGCTCGGCTTCTTGCGCAGCGCTGCACTTTTAAAAGCGGTGCAGCCCCTGTAGCTGGCTGGGTGAGGGCCGCTACAGTTTGCGCATTTAGCCGGCTGTTGCAAGGGTTTTTGGCAAACTATTGAGGAGTGCTGCCCCGCGCACTTAACACACACGAAGTCATTTCTGCAGTAATTGTGGGTGTGCCCAATGCGTTGACACCTGTGGCACTGGACAACTGGGCCGGTGTTCCTCTGCACCTCGACTTTGACTCGTTGGCCGCCCATATTTGTGATATTCAACGCCTCAGCGTTGTTTGGCCTTGGTTCAAGTTGAACTACAAACATGTTGAGGGGCTCATTGGTAGCTCGCCTCGTCATGCCCCGTATGAAAGTGGCTGTGTGGCCGTGGCTGGCCAGTAGTCCAGTGACGAATTCGCTTTCGGTGGTGTGGTGCAGGTCCCTAATGACTATTCGGTATCCTCTCTCAGACTGTAGCTGGTAGGAATAGGATGGCGTGGTACAGGCCTCGTCCCTGTAATGTCTTTGCAGTACCCTGAAAGACTGCACGTCACTGCACATGACGCGTAGTCCACCTGCCGAAGTTGTCTTGGTGTGGAACTTTTCTGCTGGGATTAGCTGCGAGATTTCTTTAAGAGTGGCGGTAATATTGGTGATTTTGGTTAGTACAATTGGTGGCGGCTTGGGTGGCCGAGTTTCAGTTGCAGGTGCCCCCAGGGGCGATGCGGAGCGCGTGTCGTGGAGTGTGGAGTCTCCACTGGAGGGGCCGGCAGCATTTTGTGTGGCCGCTGCTggcgctcgctctctctgtggGACTCTCGCTGGTATGCCCAGGTCTTCTCGGGTTAAACAACTGGCTGTTACGTCAGTCATATCTTCGTCAGTAGTCAAGTCCATGGCACTTTGAGGTGGCTGTGCTTGTGGGGACTTGACTACTTTTTTGGCAGCTTGGTTTTGGGCATTTGACTGAGGGGACTGCGGGGTTGCAGGCCTTTTGCCTTGGTTGTTGAATTCAACCTCAACAGCGGTTTTTCCCGGGTGGGAGGCAAGGTGTGTATTTAGACTTACATGCTCGCTCTCTGACTCGCTGGAGGAGATCACTGGCATTTGCTCGTCATCATCAACGCACATTAGTATCTTTTTGTAGGATTCTCTGGTTGGGCATACAATTCTGACCATGCCGTCGTCTTGGTAGTCAAGAACATAGTTTTCCACTCCCATGAGGTGGTCGCAGAACCTCCTCATTTCTATTGCATCAGGCAACTTGCCTTTGTGCACGCGTATTATTGGGGGGGGCGGCTTTTTAGCCTTTCCCCTACGATTCCCGCGATCTGCCATAATTGGTCAGCAGATGCACGAAAAAACAGTAGGAAAAGTACTATTTTTAATAGtaaatttgattttaattttaatttggtTAGGAGCAcgttttttgttcttttgttCTTGTTCGTCTTGCGAACTAAATTGGTAGTCTCTCTTCATGTCGAACCAATTCCCATCGCCACCTGCATTAGCAGGGGGGAGGGAGGCCGACATGAAGAGAGAACcgttttatttgattataCTCTTTAGCATATTTTACAAATAGTTTCGCGCCGGCTGCTTATCTACATTACATGTAGTTGCAGACGTGGCTGTAAATTGGCAGGGTAACATTTGTTACGGTATTGGcttatttggtattttttaacAGCTATCGATAATTTGTCTAGATGCTAGGGTAACACTAATCTTATTGCTACTTTGTTTACATTGtttttaaattgttttaattATTTCAGGTGGAGTATGCGGCCGTGGAGAACATCATTACGCCTATTGGCCTCGTCGTCGGCTGCGAAGTGGAATCCTTGCGAGTGTCAGCGCTAAACTGGGACTGCAGGACAGCATCAACAGGGCTGAAGCTGGCCGAGGTCCAGTGCATCGACATTCTGGATGTGGATTACCAATTTCTGTGAAGGTGAAGTGGCTTCGTATCTGTGGAAGAATAGAAAGGTTTTTAGTTTCTTTTCAGCCGCCGCCATCATCTGGATTCTGGAGCTGCCGCCGTCCATCATCAGGTTCTCTGCTGGGGCCGTCATTTGCCTGCGTAGCAGCTGCATTAGCGCTACTGCGGCTGATTTCCATATTGTGTGTTGCAAACGGATTTCGCAGCCAGTTCTCGCGTCTGACTTGGAGCAATATTGATTGGATGGCTGTCAggcttctgttgctgtttggATTGTGCTCTTCTATCATTGCGGCATACCTTGGCCTGGCCAGCCTTCTTGGAATGTATGGGTGCGTTGCGATCTCACATGCAAGTAAATTTGTGTGCTGCATTAACCGAGTGTAGTAGTTCCTGCAGAGTCTGTTATATACTTCTTCCACAGTTGCTACTTGGAGATCCGCATGCAGTGCGTTGTTGCTCACATACCAGGGAGCATTTGTCATTGCTCTGAGAGCTTTGTTTTGGATCGTCTGGAGCTTGGCCATTTGCATGTTTGAAGTCAGTGGCCCCCAGACTGGCATGGCATACTGCCATATTGGGGCAATCAGCTGCTTATAGAGGAGGACCTTTGGAGGTAGTGGGAGTTTGCTGTTTCTGCCGATGATCCAGTCGAGCTTTTTGATCCGGGCCCTTGTTTTAGTGACAACAGCCGCTACGTGCTTATTGAAATTGAGCTTCGTATCCATCTGTATTCCTAGGTATGGCATGACGGGTTTTTTGGCCAGGAGTTGCCCGGCTAACCTTGGAGCTGGAGTGTGTAGCTGCACAGGTGAGAGAGTGTGTAGAACATGAGCAGTTTTTGCAAGACTGATGGTTATTCCCCATTTCTTAGACCATGATAATGCATcagccaggagccgctccacaTTTTCGTTGGCTTGTTTTGGACTTGGGGCAGATACGAGGTATACTGCGTCATCAGCGTACGTTGCTAGCATTTGGGTTGAGTTTGCGTGTCTTGGTGGCTGCGGCATGTCGGCAGTGTAAAGGTTGTAGAGTACTGGGCCAAGTACGCTTCCTTGCGGCACTCCAGCGGTTATGTGCTTTAGGCTTGAGGTGATGTTGTTGCAGCAGACGACTTTGAAGCTTCTGTCTGAGAGATAGCTGGTGAGTAGAATGTATAGATTGTCAGGTACTACCGTTTTAACTTTGCAGAGAAGACCCTGATGCCAGACTCTATCAAAGGCCTCCTGGATATCCATGTACACAGCACTGCAATGCCGCTGCGCTTCGTAGGATCTGAGGATGAATTGCGTGACTCGTCCGATTTGCTGTTCCGCTGAGTGCTGACTTCTGAAGCCAAATTGATGGTTTGGAATAGCCATGGCAAAGCTTTCTTCTTCAAAAAGTCGTTTGAGGATGAGGCGTTCAAGGATTTTGGAGAAGCCTGTAAGCAGGCTGATGGGTCTGTAGGACTCAAGCCTATCACTCGGCTTTCCTGGCTTCCTTAACATTGAGATTTTTGCGCATTTCCAGGACTTTGGGAAGTGGCCGAACTGCAGAGCCGAGTTGCATATCAACAGCAGATACTCGATGGCGGATGTTGGCAGAGATTTAATGACGCGATTGTCGATACTGTCGAAACCGGGTGCCTTTTTCGTCTTGAGCTTCTTAATTTCCGATTTGAGTTCCTGGATGGTCACAGGTCTGATTATTTGAGCAGCTTCATCTGGACCGTTATCTTGTAATACTGCGTTAATTTCTTCTCTGTCTTCTAGGTCTGCCGTGATCTTTGGCGTGAAACGTGCTTCCAGGTGCTGCGCAAAGGCCTCAGCTTTTTCCTCCGTAGTTTTGCACCAAGGTTCAGCAGGAGCTTGCTGCCCTTCCGCAACGTGCCTTCTGACTGGCAGATTTGGGATGGGCTGTCTCTTGATTGTGTTGGTAAGCCGCCACAGTTTCTGCATGCTGTACCTATCAGTTGGGTCAATGTCGTGTAGCAGTCTGTTCATTTGTTTGTCTTTTTGCAGCTTGATCCGTTTACGTATTCTGTTAGTCAGCTGATTGATAGTGCGTGCAATGAGGGGGTTGGAGCACCTATCTTTTTGGTTGATTTTGCAGAGAATTCTTTTGATCTTGATCGCTTTCAGCGTTTGCGAGTCAAGATGGAAGCTTTGCGGTCCGTACACTGTGTGCTGGTTACTTGAGGTTTGCGAAGCCAATTCAGCTGCAATGTAAATGTTCTTTTCAAGGATAGCCACTGCATCATCTATGTCGTCGCCGTTGTGAAGTTCAGTCTCCAGATGGATTCGCTGTTCTAGGTGAGCTTGAAATCTTCTGATATTTGCATTTTTTGGTAATAGTATCTTCTTTTTTCCATATTCAGGTCTCAGGAGGAGTCTAATAATTTGCATGTTGTGATCTGAACCTAAGTCATATGATGTTTCGATGTGGATTAAATTGTGTCTAATACCCTTATAAACCGCAAAGTCTATAGCAGACGGCATATGTCGTCGATTTGAagggaagtgggtgggggatCCAGTGGCCAGTATGTTTTGGTCGTTTTCCTGGATGCATTTCAGAAGTGCAGCCCCTCTTCTACAGGATCTTGCATTGCCCCACCACTGGCTTTTGGCGTTCCAATCCCCAGCTACGATAAATCTGCTACCTAGAGAGTCAAATACCTGTTTAAATTGTGTATCAATCCATTCGTGTGCAGGTGGACAATAGATCGCACcaatgtttattgtttgatggttttttgttgttgcagcTATGGTGCACATCTGGATGGAGTCCTCTCTTGTTGGTGCGAGGGAAATGTGCGGGATGTTGCACTTGATGATTACCGCGGCTCCTCCTCTGCTCCGGTTCGACGGGTGGTTTGCCATGTAGACGTGGTAACCATCTATCACGAGGTTTGTGTCTTCTTTTAAATGCGATTCCGATATCAGTAGGATGTCAATACTGTTGCCTGCCAAATAAGCGTTAAGTTCAGGGAGTTTGTTTGGAAGCCCAGCAGCATTCCAGAAAGCGATTTTGATTAAAGGGGAATTACTATGCATTTGAGGTCTCATTGTCATTTGTGAGTGGTCGGAGTCGTGCCATAACTCGGTACAGTGTCTTCTCGATCATGGAGAGCCTAGCTTCAAGACTCGGTTGGGGTTGTGTCTTGTTATTAGTTGTCTCGTTCCTTCGATCCGTCTGCACTTGTAGGAGAGTGATAAGCTTGTCTAGCTTCTCGTTTAGGCTGCTGAGGTCAgccttattgttgttgttgttgttgctgccttgCGGGCGATTTGCGCTCTTAAATCGGCCTGCGCTCTTGGAGCGATTTCGGCTGAGGTGCTTTATGAGCTGCTCCTGCAAGCGTGTACTTGGAGTCAGCTTCCTCTTTGACCTCGAcctgcgttgttgttgtagtttcTGCTGCGCTGGGAGGCTCGCTCTGGCGACAGCAGCGTAACTCAAGGCCTGCTTTGACGTGCAGGGTGCTTCTTCTCGTGTACGGGAGCTAAGGGCGTTCATCTGCTGAGTGCGTGGTTTGCTTGGCTGACGACGACGTCGGCTTTGGCTTCGGTTTCTAGGCATTGGAAGGGCAGGCATGCCCAGGTCATGTAGCAGCTTGTTTGCTTGGGCAAGTTCGCTCGGCTTCTTGCGCAGCGCTGCACTTTTAAAAGCGGTGCAGCCCCTGTAGCTGGCTGGGTGAGGGCCGCTACAGTTTGCGCATTTAGCCGGCTGTTGCAAGGGTTTTTGGCAAACTATTGAGGAGTGCTGCCCCGCGCACTTAACACACACGAAGTCATTTCTGCAGTAATTGTGGGTGTGCCCAATGCGTTGACACCTGTGGCACTGGACAACTGGGCCGGTGTTCCTCTGCACCTCGACTTTGACTCGTTGGCCGCCCATATTTGTGATATTCAACGCCTCAGCGTTGTTTGGCCTTGGTTCAAGTTGAACTACAAACATGTTGAGGGGCTCATTGGTAGCTCGCCTCGTCATGCCCCGTATGAAAGTGGCTGTGTGGCCGTGGCTGGCCAGTAGTCCAGTGACGAATTCGCTTTCGGTGGTGTGGTGCAGGTCCCTAATGACTATTCGGTATCCTCTCTCAGACTGTAGCTGGTAGGAATAGGATGGCGTGGTACAGGCCTCGTCCCTGTAATGTCTTTGCAGTACCCTGAAAGACTGCACGTCACTGCACATGACGCGTAGTCCACCTGCCGAAGTTGTCTTGGTGTGGAACTTTTCTGCTGGGATTAGCTGCGAGATTTCTTTAAGAGTGGCGGTAATATTGGTGATTTTGGTTAGTACAATTGGTGGCGGCTTGGGTGGCCGAGTTTCAGTTGCAGGTGCCCCCAGGGGCGATGCGGAGCGCGTGTCGTGGAGTGTGGAGTCTCCACTGGAGGGGCCGGCAGCATTTTGTGTGGCCGCTGCTggcgctcgctctctctgtggGACTCTCGCTGGTATGCCCAGGTCTTCTCGGGTTAAACAACTGGCTGTTACGTCAGTCATATCTTCGTCAGTAGTCAAGTCCATGGCACTTTGAGGTGGCTGTGCTTGTGGGGACTTGACTACTTTTTTGGCAGCTTGGTTTTGGGCATTTGACTGAGGGGACTGCGGGGTTGCAGGCCTTTTGCCTTGGTTGTTGAATTCAACCTCAACAGCGGTTTTTCCCGGGTGGGAGGCAAGGTGTGTATTTAGACTTACATGCTCGCTCTCTGACTCGCTGGAGGAGATCACTGGCATTTGCTCGTCATCATCAACGCACATTAGTATCTTTTTGTAGGATTCTCTGGTTGGGCATACAATTCTGACCATGCCGTCGTCTTGGTAGTCAAGAACATAGTTTTCCACTCCCATGAGGTGGTCGCAGAACCTCCTCATTTCTATTGCATCAGGCAACTTGCCTTTGTGCACGCGTATTATTGGGGGGGGCGGCTTTTTAGCCTTTCCCCTACGATTCCCGCGATCTGCCATAATTGGTCAGCAGATGCACGAAAAAACAGTAGGAAAAGTACTATTTTTAATAGtaaatttgattttaattttaatttggtTAGGAGCAcgttttttgttcttttgttCTTGTTCGTCTTGCGAACTAAATTGGTAGTCTCTCTTCATGTCGAACCAATTCCCATCGCCACCTGCATTAGCAGGGGGGAGGGAGGCCGACATGAAGAGAGAACcgttttatttgattataCTCTTTAGCATATTTTACAAATAGTTTCGCGCCGGCTGCTTATCTACATTACATGTAGTTGCAGACGTGGCTGTAAATTGGCAGGGTAACATTTGTTACGGTATTGGcttatttggtattttttaacAGCTATCGATAATTTGTCTAGATGCTAGGGTAACACTAATCTTATTGCTACTTTGTTTACATTGtttttaaattgttttaattATTTCAGGTGGAGTATGCGGCCGTGGAGAACATCATTACGCCTATTGGCCTCGTCGTCGGCTGCGAAGTGGAATCCTTGCGAGTGTCAGCGCTAAACTGGGACTGCAGGACAGCATCAACAGGGCTGAAGCTGGCCGAGGTCCAGTGCATCGACATTCTGGATGTGGATTACCAATTTCTGTGAAGGTGAAGTGGCTTCGTATCTGTGGAAGAATAGAAAGGTTTTTAGTTTCTTTTCAGCCGCCGCCATCATCTGGATTCTGGAGCTGCCGCCGTCCATCATCAGGTTCTCTGCTGGGGCCGTCATTTGCCTGCGTAGCAGCTGCATTAGCGCTACTGCGGCTGATTTCCATATTGTGTGTTGCAAACGGATTTCGCAGCCAGTTCTCGCGTCTGACTTGGAGCAATATTGATTGGATGGCTGTCAggcttctgttgctgtttggATTGTGCTCTTCTATCATTGCGGCATACCTTGGCCTGGCCAGCCTTCTTGGAATGTATGGGTGCGTTGCGATCTCACATGCAAGTAAATTTGTGTGCTGCATTAACCGAGTGTAGTAGTTCCTGCAGAGTCTGTTATATACTTCTTCCACAGTTGCTACTTGGAGATCCGCATGCAGTGCGTTGTTGCTCACATACCAGGGAGCATTTGTCATTGCTCTGAGAGCTTTGTTTTGGATCGTCTGGAGCTTGGCCATTTGCATGTTTGAAGTCAGTGGCCCCAGACTGGCATGGCATACTGCCATATTGGGGCAATCAGCTGCTTATAGAGGAGGACCTTTGGAGGTAGTGGGAGTTTGCTGTTTCTGCCGATGATCCAGTCGAGCTTTTTGATCCGGGCCCTTGTTTTAGTGACAACAGCCGCTACGTGCTTATTGAAATTGAGCTTCGTATCCATCTGTATTCCTAGGTATGGCATGACGGGTTTTTTGGCCAGGAGTTGCCCGGCTAACCTTGGAGCTGGAGTGTGTAGCTGCACAGGTGAGAGAGTGTGTAGAACATGAGCAGTTTTTGCAAGACTGATGGTTATTCCCCATTTCTTAGACCATGATAATGCATcagccaggagccgctccacaTTTTCGTTGGCTTGTTTTGGACTTGGGGCAGATACGAGGTATACTGCGTCATCAGCGTACGTTGCTAGCATTTGGGTTGAGTTTGCGTGTCTTGGTGGCTGCGGCATGTCGGCAGTGTAAAGGTTGTAGAGTACTGGGCCAAGTACGCTTCCTTGCGGCACTCCAGCGGTTATGTGCTTTAGGCTTGAGGTGATGTTGTTGCAGCAGACGACTTTGAAGCTTCTGTCTGAGAGATAGCTGGTGAGTAGAATGTATAGATTGTCAGGTACTACCGTTTTAACTTTGCAGAAAAGACCCTGATGCCAGACTCTATCAAAGGCCTCCTGGATATCCATGTACACAGCACTGCAATGCCGCTGCGCTTCGTAGGATCTGAGGATGAATTGCGTGACTCGTCCGATTTGCTGTTCCGCTGAGTGCTGACTTCTGAAGCCAAATTGATGGTTTGGAATAGCCATGGCAAAGCTTTCTTCTTCAAAAAGTCGTTTGAGGATGAGGCGTTCAAGGATTTTGGAGAAGCCTGTAAGCAGGCTGATGGGTCTGTAGGACTCAAGCCTATCACTCGGCTTTCCTGGCTTCCTTAACATTGAGATTTTTGCGCATTTCCAGGACTTTGGGAAGTGGCCGAACTGCAGAGCCGAGTTGCATATCAACAGCAGATACTCGATGGCGGATGTTGGCAGAGATTTAATGACGCGATTGTCGATACTGTCGAAACCGGGTGCCTTTTTCGTCTTGAGCTTCTTAATTTCCGATTTGAGTTCCTGGATGGTCACAGGTCTGATTATTTGAGCAGCTTCATCTGGACCGTTATCTTGTAATACTGCGTTAATTTCTTCTCTGTCTTCTAGGTCTGCCGTGATCTTTGGCGTGAAACGTGCTTCCAGGTGCTGCGCAAAGGCCTCAGCTTTTTCCTCCGTAGTTTTGCACCAAGGTTCAGCAGGAGCTTGCTGCCCTTCCGCAACGTGCCTTCTGACTG
It contains:
- the LOC117195330 gene encoding uncharacterized protein LOC117195330; amino-acid sequence: MAKLSSSKSRLRMRRSRILEKPVSRLMGLWEVAELQSRVAYQQQILDGGCWQRFNDAIVDTVETGCLFRLELLNFRFEFLDGHRSAVIFGVKRASRCCAKASAFSSVVLHQGSAGACCPSATCLLTGRFGMGCLLIVLLDPFTYSVSQLIDSACNEGVGAPIFLVDFAENSFDLDRFQRLRVKMEALRSVHCVLVT
- the LOC117195328 gene encoding uncharacterized protein LOC117195328; this encodes MAKLSSSKSRLRMRRSRILEKPVSRLMGLWEVAELQSRVAYQQQILDGGCWQRFNDAIVDTVETGCLFRLELLNFRFEFLDGHRSAVIFGVKRASRCCAKASAFSSVVLHQGSAGACCPSATCLLTGRFGMGCLLIVLLDPFTYSVSQLIDSACNEGVGAPIFLVDFAENSFDLDRFQRLRVKMEALRSVHCVLVT